In Reichenbachiella agarivorans, one genomic interval encodes:
- the sdaAB gene encoding L-serine ammonia-lyase, iron-sulfur-dependent subunit beta has translation MEKSSIFDMIGPVMIGPSSSHTAGVVRIGRVGVKLLGGIPDEAEIIFYNSFARTYEGHGSDRAIVAGLLDYETDDERIKQSFDHAKGKLKYSFRSIGNASTKHPNTLFLKLKKGDKLMELEGESRGGGVIRITKVNGFDAGFTANLHTVLVTADDVVGSIAFISDVISHDDCNIATMTVSRKGKNDMACQIIEMDSGLNDLTIQYLKSLKWVREVIYIPMV, from the coding sequence ATGGAAAAGAGCAGCATTTTTGATATGATAGGACCGGTTATGATTGGTCCATCTAGTTCTCATACCGCTGGTGTCGTACGCATCGGTCGAGTAGGTGTCAAGTTGCTGGGAGGTATCCCAGACGAAGCAGAGATCATTTTTTACAATTCCTTTGCCCGTACCTATGAGGGCCACGGGAGTGATCGCGCGATCGTTGCGGGATTGCTGGATTACGAGACAGATGATGAGCGCATCAAGCAGTCTTTTGACCATGCCAAGGGCAAATTGAAATACAGTTTTCGATCCATAGGCAACGCCTCTACCAAGCATCCCAATACGCTTTTTCTCAAATTGAAAAAGGGAGATAAACTCATGGAACTGGAGGGAGAAAGCCGTGGTGGTGGAGTGATTCGGATCACGAAGGTCAATGGGTTTGATGCGGGTTTTACGGCCAATCTGCATACCGTTTTGGTCACTGCAGATGATGTGGTCGGTAGCATTGCATTTATCTCGGATGTGATATCGCATGACGACTGCAACATCGCTACGATGACCGTTTCCCGCAAGGGTAAAAATGACATGGCCTGCCAAATCATTGAGATGGATTCTGGCCTCAATGACCTCACCATCCAATACCTCAAAAGCCTCAAGTGGGTTCGAGAGGTAATTTACATCCCTATGGTGTAG
- a CDS encoding DUF4469 domain-containing protein translates to MYDWGSNTENEQITAGQTLEIKGENLKIYDNIEEEGVFFLSQSGGAEQKAERIRINQPQTLSLMVPNLVAGDYRIEIRNTAYKTKTLRTGVSGVVFTVQ, encoded by the coding sequence GTGTACGACTGGGGCAGCAATACCGAAAATGAGCAAATCACAGCTGGCCAAACCCTAGAGATCAAAGGGGAAAATCTCAAAATCTATGATAACATCGAAGAGGAAGGCGTGTTTTTCCTCAGTCAGTCAGGTGGAGCTGAGCAGAAGGCGGAGCGCATCCGCATCAATCAGCCCCAGACACTCAGTCTGATGGTGCCCAATCTGGTCGCAGGAGACTACCGCATAGAGATCCGAAACACCGCCTACAAGACCAAGACCCTACGTACAGGGGTGTCTGGGGTGGTATTTACTGTCCAGTGA
- a CDS encoding thymidylate synthase — protein MKQYHELMQRILDEGVQKGDRTGTGTVSVFGHQMRFDLSKGFPLVTTKKLHLRSIIHELLWFLKGDQNIKYLKDNGVSIWDEWADEEGNLGPVYGVQWRSWPTRDGGTIDQIEQLIHDIKTNPNSRRLIVSAWNVADVPTMALPPCHAFFQFYVAEGKLSCQLYQRSADVFLGVPFNIASYALLTMMVAQVCGLEPGDFVHTLGDAHLYSNHIEQTHLQLSRDFKTLPTLKINPEVKDIFEFKFEDFELVGYEYHPHIKGAVAV, from the coding sequence ATGAAGCAATACCACGAGCTGATGCAGCGAATTTTAGACGAAGGAGTTCAAAAAGGCGATCGTACAGGTACGGGTACTGTCAGTGTTTTTGGTCACCAGATGCGGTTTGACTTGTCCAAGGGCTTTCCTTTGGTGACTACCAAAAAACTACACCTCAGATCCATCATTCATGAGTTGCTTTGGTTTCTGAAAGGTGATCAAAATATCAAATACTTGAAGGATAACGGGGTCTCGATCTGGGACGAATGGGCAGATGAAGAAGGGAATCTAGGGCCTGTATATGGCGTGCAGTGGCGTAGCTGGCCTACCAGAGATGGCGGTACAATCGACCAAATCGAGCAGCTGATCCATGACATCAAGACCAATCCAAACTCTCGACGCTTGATCGTCAGTGCCTGGAATGTGGCAGACGTCCCTACGATGGCTTTGCCTCCTTGTCATGCTTTCTTTCAGTTTTATGTGGCTGAGGGCAAGTTGAGTTGCCAGCTGTATCAGCGCAGTGCGGATGTGTTTTTGGGTGTGCCATTCAACATAGCCTCATATGCTTTGCTGACGATGATGGTGGCGCAGGTCTGTGGTTTGGAGCCTGGAGATTTTGTACATACGCTGGGAGATGCGCATCTGTATTCCAACCATATCGAACAGACTCACTTGCAGTTGTCCAGAGATTTTAAAACACTCCCTACGCTCAAAATCAATCCAGAAGTGAAGGATATCTTTGAATTCAAGTTCGAGGATTTTGAGTTGGTAGGGTATGAATACCACCCACATATCAAGGGAGCGGTAGCTGTTTAG
- a CDS encoding YkgJ family cysteine cluster protein — protein MSESSNICLSCGCCCDGTLIGFVQLAREEVPALRNLLEIENTEGEGFFLQPCQNLGCDGCTIYTNRPTACADFDCGLLTSLNQKEIAYEEAIEVIAVVKQKKIAIEQMMEVLPFTLQSQSFYFKVLELKKLMRKDVTESTVTQDHPTFLAEVDQLDALLSEKFGVSFS, from the coding sequence ATGAGTGAGTCGTCAAATATTTGTTTGTCCTGTGGGTGCTGCTGTGATGGGACGCTCATTGGTTTTGTGCAGCTGGCTCGCGAGGAGGTGCCAGCATTGCGAAACTTGCTGGAGATCGAAAATACCGAGGGAGAAGGGTTCTTTCTGCAGCCCTGTCAGAACTTGGGTTGTGATGGTTGTACGATATACACCAACAGGCCGACTGCCTGTGCCGACTTTGATTGCGGACTGTTGACATCCCTCAATCAAAAGGAAATAGCATATGAGGAAGCAATCGAAGTGATTGCTGTGGTCAAACAAAAAAAGATCGCTATCGAACAAATGATGGAGGTACTGCCGTTCACTCTCCAATCCCAATCCTTCTATTTTAAAGTCCTCGAACTGAAAAAATTGATGCGGAAGGATGTGACTGAATCAACTGTGACCCAAGACCATCCAACTTTCCTAGCGGAGGTCGATCAACTCGATGCGCTGCTGTCCGAGAAATTTGGTGTGTCGTTTTCATAG
- a CDS encoding FecR family protein, translated as MDEKRMKYLLDRLAMNMLTEQEKLEVEAWYDSFDQLDDDLHVSHLRRTDGSHIAQRIWARILKRTQYETKFKLPYRWAAVITLLLVSAIIGIAYRSVVYQQVIAMTSKTIEVPEGKMMIVDLPDGSKVWIRSGSILSYNRFFLGDQRNVALDGEAFFDVQKNPNKPFVVHSGAWETRVLGTSFNVKALLNLDIYEVMVRTGKVQISDSSAVLATLLPGGRISRRDERIDVDETQVAQYLQWREGGLIFDNSSMAEIAWYLQNRFDLQVEIEGEHIQHFPFSGDFTGLSFSQILKIMQEVYPFEVQELTANHYLIREVTLAE; from the coding sequence ATGGATGAGAAGAGAATGAAATACTTGCTCGATAGGTTGGCTATGAATATGCTGACCGAGCAGGAGAAACTGGAAGTAGAAGCTTGGTACGATAGCTTTGATCAATTGGATGATGATTTACATGTTTCACATTTGAGACGTACCGATGGTAGTCATATAGCACAGCGTATATGGGCACGCATTCTCAAAAGAACCCAGTATGAGACCAAATTCAAACTACCATACCGTTGGGCAGCAGTGATCACCTTACTACTGGTTTCTGCAATCATCGGGATAGCCTATCGCAGTGTAGTTTATCAACAAGTCATAGCCATGACCAGCAAGACCATCGAAGTGCCTGAGGGCAAGATGATGATTGTCGATCTCCCTGATGGATCCAAGGTCTGGATCAGGTCGGGTAGTATTTTGAGCTACAATAGGTTCTTCTTAGGTGATCAGCGAAATGTAGCATTGGATGGAGAAGCCTTTTTTGATGTCCAAAAGAATCCTAACAAACCTTTTGTTGTCCATTCGGGAGCATGGGAGACCCGAGTCCTAGGTACCTCATTCAATGTCAAAGCACTACTCAATCTAGATATATATGAGGTCATGGTACGTACAGGAAAGGTTCAAATCAGTGACTCAAGTGCTGTCCTTGCCACGCTGCTACCTGGAGGAAGAATCTCTCGACGTGATGAGCGTATAGATGTCGATGAGACCCAGGTCGCGCAGTATCTACAGTGGAGAGAAGGGGGGTTGATATTCGACAACAGTAGTATGGCAGAGATAGCTTGGTACTTGCAAAATCGCTTTGACCTGCAGGTAGAGATCGAGGGTGAACATATCCAGCACTTCCCATTCTCAGGAGACTTTACAGGACTTTCTTTTTCACAGATATTGAAGATCATGCAGGAGGTTTACCCATTCGAAGTTCAGGAATTGACTGCCAATCACTACCTGATTCGTGAAGTGACCTTGGCCGAATAA
- a CDS encoding GIY-YIG nuclease family protein, which produces MKKGGCVYITANKNNTTLYVGVTSDLAGRIHDHKNHKYPKSFTARYNVTKLVYYEGYHSIVEAIAREKQLKAGSRLKKESLINDMNPEWRDLYEEVLKW; this is translated from the coding sequence ATGAAAAAGGGAGGATGTGTATATATAACGGCAAATAAGAACAACACGACGCTGTACGTGGGAGTTACGTCTGACTTGGCAGGTCGCATACATGACCACAAAAATCATAAGTACCCAAAGAGCTTTACGGCGAGGTACAATGTGACCAAGTTGGTCTACTATGAGGGCTATCACTCTATCGTAGAGGCCATTGCGAGAGAAAAACAGCTAAAGGCAGGTTCTAGATTGAAAAAGGAGAGCTTGATCAACGATATGAATCCCGAGTGGAGAGACTTGTACGAGGAGGTTTTGAAATGGTGA
- a CDS encoding TonB-dependent receptor, protein MKKNLLNRCLRKLILSGVILLGGLLTTYQYGLAAGSSGILETKVSIYCGPCELKEVLQQLEEQLNSRFVYSEIDIRDIQLDRISQTQVSTGQILDIILKPNNLTYKVMNGRIVIKRNIPPKTGGLKGKVYDADSHSDMLVGATVRIEGTGLGTTVSVDGTFEFKEVPVGVYTVAVSFVGYQTRRLEEIKILQDNISVIEVALDQSSTELGEVVVRGDIPVQFAPIQNSTEISLMSEIQRSNVVITGISSQQITRSLDRDAADVVRRVPGVSLLNNFVLIRGMSQRYTMTYINGMLAPSTEEDQRAFSFDLLPSGLLDNIMIYKSPSPELPGGFAGGVVKVSTKAPGAVRRIQIGFSGQYRDGTSFTDGYSNSAATSKDWMGTGLEDRMYEDKLYDTGYKFPHDGNKIFAPEAMRQVTRDFPEPYDLKPDHIGMDQRARLNYYDSWKIGSTRLNNLTSLGYTNQTQFRRSKVVGEITPFFNEEQALAQLPSFESIDSVYNQRVRLSALQNLTWQVNDLHSVQAVVLLNRSVDDQTGIRDKAIDQGTTNRLLEREVNYEYSVQDLYSGQLSGQHRLGAHEVVWRAGTSYSAMTSPDIQTYVFNFVDSAKTQGQFYVRNSDGTTRRGSFLTDEKGINLGLDYSVTLAHDLKLKAGGMYQKQDRTFESWYYDYRYADSSQDNTYQYAGSTPWNQLSGIVNDSLILDESGQGLYLQRDFAEGIFFVHNRYQAAYAGAEVPLMNKKFQLNAGLRYEWNDRVLSDPLDREIFTSGGYDWSTGEPLGDTIPDTQQVHWLSSASINWNITHHMKLTTTYGKTIDRPAYREASPFSYYDFESFSRVTGNAGLKDAEIQNYDLRWEYYPSEGEFIAIGVFYKDMKNIIEQVIRNISPETGIIYTSYANAPEATVKGVELEARKNLGFIPWRPMQYFSIIANAAYMQNRLDLRPVYEELGVKPEGKPYRPFMGAAPYVVNASLYFAQPEWGTTLSVLVNSIGQRMVASGRLNVAPVYETSRTTLDLVWIQQITSFLQMKVGVQDILNQAITQYRDTNLDEKYDEGKLQEFIYRENEQEYTKYGYDYATRSYRPGSYYSLGFQFEF, encoded by the coding sequence ATGAAAAAAAACCTACTCAATAGGTGCCTTAGGAAACTCATCTTGTCAGGTGTGATCCTACTAGGTGGTCTGCTGACTACCTATCAATACGGACTTGCAGCAGGCAGCTCCGGCATTTTAGAAACCAAAGTCAGTATCTACTGTGGTCCTTGTGAGCTCAAGGAAGTATTGCAGCAACTCGAAGAGCAACTCAATTCACGATTCGTGTACAGTGAGATAGACATCAGAGATATACAACTAGACCGCATCTCACAAACACAGGTGTCTACTGGACAGATACTAGATATCATACTCAAACCCAACAACCTGACTTACAAAGTCATGAATGGTCGCATAGTGATCAAGCGAAACATACCTCCTAAAACAGGCGGACTCAAAGGCAAGGTCTACGATGCAGATAGCCACAGCGATATGCTGGTAGGTGCCACAGTACGGATAGAGGGTACTGGGCTAGGCACTACGGTGAGCGTAGATGGCACCTTCGAGTTTAAGGAAGTGCCAGTGGGTGTCTATACAGTGGCAGTCTCCTTCGTAGGCTACCAGACCCGTCGACTAGAGGAGATCAAGATTCTCCAGGACAATATCTCTGTGATAGAAGTAGCCCTAGACCAGAGCTCTACCGAACTGGGAGAGGTCGTGGTGCGAGGAGATATCCCCGTGCAGTTTGCCCCGATCCAAAACTCTACGGAGATCTCGCTGATGAGTGAGATCCAGCGTAGTAATGTCGTGATCACGGGCATCTCCAGCCAGCAGATCACGAGATCACTCGATAGAGATGCGGCGGACGTAGTGCGCCGTGTACCGGGAGTCTCTTTGCTCAACAACTTTGTACTGATCCGAGGCATGTCCCAGCGCTACACGATGACCTATATCAATGGCATGCTGGCACCTAGCACTGAGGAGGATCAGCGGGCTTTCTCCTTCGATCTCCTGCCCTCAGGTCTGCTGGACAACATCATGATCTATAAGAGTCCCTCACCTGAGTTGCCAGGAGGATTTGCTGGGGGAGTGGTCAAGGTCTCTACCAAAGCACCTGGTGCGGTGCGTCGCATCCAGATCGGCTTCTCTGGACAGTACAGAGACGGCACGAGCTTCACCGATGGCTACAGCAACAGCGCTGCGACGAGCAAGGACTGGATGGGAACAGGTCTGGAGGACAGGATGTACGAGGACAAGCTTTACGATACGGGTTACAAATTTCCGCATGATGGGAATAAAATTTTTGCTCCTGAAGCCATGCGACAGGTGACTAGAGACTTCCCCGAGCCCTACGATCTGAAACCTGATCACATAGGCATGGACCAGCGCGCCCGGCTCAACTACTACGACTCATGGAAGATCGGCAGTACCCGACTCAACAACCTCACCTCACTGGGTTACACCAACCAGACTCAGTTTCGCAGGTCAAAAGTAGTGGGGGAGATCACCCCCTTTTTTAACGAAGAGCAGGCGTTGGCACAATTGCCTTCTTTCGAATCGATCGACTCTGTGTACAACCAGAGAGTCAGATTGAGTGCCTTGCAGAATCTGACTTGGCAGGTCAATGACCTGCACAGCGTACAGGCGGTAGTCTTACTCAACCGATCCGTCGATGACCAGACAGGGATTAGAGACAAAGCTATCGATCAGGGGACGACAAACCGTTTGCTTGAAAGAGAGGTCAACTATGAGTACAGTGTACAGGATCTGTACAGTGGACAGCTCAGCGGACAGCATCGATTGGGGGCGCATGAGGTAGTCTGGCGAGCAGGAACGAGCTACTCAGCCATGACCTCTCCAGACATACAGACCTATGTCTTTAATTTTGTTGACTCTGCGAAGACCCAAGGTCAATTTTATGTAAGGAATTCAGACGGAACTACCCGGAGGGGAAGTTTCTTGACGGATGAAAAAGGAATCAATCTGGGACTGGACTACAGTGTGACCTTGGCTCATGATCTCAAACTCAAAGCTGGTGGCATGTACCAAAAGCAGGATCGTACCTTCGAATCGTGGTACTATGATTATAGATATGCAGATTCAAGTCAAGATAACACCTATCAGTATGCTGGCTCTACTCCTTGGAATCAGCTAAGTGGGATCGTCAACGATAGCCTGATCTTGGACGAAAGTGGTCAGGGACTTTATCTCCAGCGTGATTTTGCAGAAGGCATATTCTTTGTACACAACCGTTACCAGGCGGCCTATGCGGGAGCAGAAGTCCCTCTGATGAACAAGAAATTTCAGCTCAATGCCGGTCTGCGCTACGAGTGGAATGATCGGGTATTGTCAGACCCACTGGATCGAGAGATTTTTACCAGTGGGGGCTATGACTGGAGTACTGGTGAGCCTCTGGGCGACACCATTCCTGACACCCAGCAGGTGCATTGGCTGTCCTCAGCTAGTATCAACTGGAACATCACGCACCACATGAAGCTCACCACTACCTATGGCAAGACCATAGATCGCCCTGCCTATCGCGAGGCATCTCCTTTCTCTTACTATGATTTTGAAAGTTTTAGTAGAGTCACGGGTAATGCGGGATTAAAGGATGCCGAGATCCAAAACTATGACCTGCGCTGGGAGTACTACCCCTCAGAGGGAGAGTTCATCGCCATAGGGGTATTCTACAAGGACATGAAAAACATCATCGAGCAGGTGATTAGGAATATCAGCCCTGAAACGGGGATAATATATACGAGTTATGCCAATGCACCTGAGGCGACGGTGAAGGGCGTGGAGCTAGAGGCACGAAAGAACCTCGGCTTCATCCCTTGGAGACCCATGCAGTATTTTTCAATCATTGCCAATGCAGCCTACATGCAAAATCGACTGGATCTGAGACCTGTCTATGAGGAGCTGGGAGTTAAACCTGAGGGCAAACCCTACCGTCCCTTCATGGGAGCTGCCCCCTATGTGGTCAATGCCAGCCTCTATTTTGCGCAGCCTGAGTGGGGTACTACCCTCTCGGTACTGGTCAATAGCATCGGGCAGCGTATGGTCGCCAGTGGTAGATTAAATGTAGCTCCTGTGTATGAGACCAGCAGAACCACCCTCGATTTGGTATGGATTCAACAGATCACTTCTTTCTTACAGATGAAGGTCGGGGTGCAGGACATCCTTAATCAGGCGATCACCCAGTACCGTGATACGAATCTGGATGAGAAATATGATGAAGGAAAGCTGCAAGAGTTTATCTACAGAGAAAATGAACAAGAATATACCAAATATGGCTATGACTATGCGACACGCAGCTACCGGCCAGGCAGTTACTATTCGCTAGGCTTCCAGTTTGAGTTTTAG
- a CDS encoding RNA polymerase sigma-70 factor, producing the protein MESIYDPDLLLSLRQGDVEAFETLYHRYWKPLYIHAYKRVSVAELAEEIVQDVFCQLWEKRKQVDVAVSVEAYLYGSVRNHVLRHFRDQYRHETHHQEIKNQSLQHNDQLERSMVQKDLLEKVEELIEMLPDKSKHVFELSRKHFLTNREIALRMGVTDKTVEYHINYSLQYLRSNCPDYLLVSLFFYTMAGTSA; encoded by the coding sequence ATGGAATCAATCTACGATCCTGATTTACTTTTGTCTTTGCGGCAAGGTGACGTAGAGGCATTTGAGACACTCTATCACCGCTACTGGAAACCTTTGTATATCCATGCTTACAAGCGTGTCAGTGTAGCGGAATTGGCCGAAGAGATTGTGCAGGATGTGTTTTGTCAATTGTGGGAAAAAAGAAAACAGGTCGATGTGGCTGTGTCTGTGGAGGCATATTTATATGGAAGTGTGCGCAACCATGTGTTGAGACATTTTCGTGATCAGTACAGGCATGAGACCCATCATCAGGAAATCAAAAATCAAAGCTTGCAACATAATGATCAGCTGGAGCGCAGTATGGTGCAAAAGGATCTTCTTGAAAAAGTGGAAGAACTGATTGAGATGCTACCTGATAAATCTAAACACGTGTTTGAGTTGAGTAGAAAACATTTCCTCACCAATCGAGAGATAGCACTTCGTATGGGGGTAACGGACAAAACTGTTGAATACCACATCAATTATTCTCTGCAATATTTGCGCAGCAACTGTCCAGATTATTTATTGGTTAGTTTGTTCTTTTATACCATGGCTGGTACGAGTGCTTAG
- a CDS encoding DNA-binding domain-containing protein codes for MSLRYTLRENKITKDIPDDYVGVPYEVTMHTREDLVLGITGSGSILKPTESNAVIDAYWGQIAKWISEGEGYADEYLSVRFSIGGVFVTVDDRFDTTRHSLNVIASLKQQLLSRGLDV; via the coding sequence ATGTCACTAAGATATACACTGAGAGAAAACAAGATAACCAAAGACATCCCAGACGACTATGTAGGAGTACCCTATGAGGTCACCATGCACACCCGCGAAGACCTGGTCCTCGGGATCACTGGCTCGGGATCCATCCTAAAACCGACCGAATCCAATGCGGTGATAGATGCCTACTGGGGACAAATAGCCAAATGGATCAGCGAGGGGGAGGGCTATGCAGACGAGTACCTGAGCGTCCGATTCAGTATAGGAGGCGTATTCGTCACAGTGGATGACAGATTCGATACCACCCGTCATAGCCTCAATGTGATCGCCTCTCTCAAGCAACAGCTCCTGAGCAGAGGACTCGATGTATAG
- a CDS encoding CBS domain-containing protein, which translates to MIKDESVSKIMTRDVVTINITDPMKEVINVFEQIKIRHLPVMAEDTLVGIISHSDIERLKFGSDLMDKQTKADESILDMISVNQLMKHNPVTIGVNHSILDVAKLFARCPFHALPVTENNQLVGIVTTTDLMKYIIALSEQEK; encoded by the coding sequence ATGATTAAGGACGAAAGCGTATCCAAAATAATGACCCGAGATGTGGTGACGATCAACATCACCGACCCGATGAAAGAGGTCATCAATGTATTTGAGCAAATCAAGATTCGCCATCTACCTGTGATGGCCGAGGATACCTTAGTTGGCATCATTAGCCACTCGGATATTGAGCGACTGAAGTTTGGGAGTGACCTGATGGACAAGCAGACCAAAGCTGATGAATCAATTTTGGACATGATCTCTGTCAATCAGTTGATGAAGCACAACCCTGTCACGATCGGGGTAAATCACAGCATCCTAGATGTGGCCAAGTTGTTTGCCAGATGTCCATTTCATGCACTGCCTGTCACGGAAAACAATCAATTGGTGGGAATAGTGACCACTACAGATTTGATGAAGTACATCATTGCATTGAGTGAGCAAGAAAAGTAG
- a CDS encoding IPT/TIG domain-containing protein, translating into MRNYTGKITGLMLAMLVAMVTLMSSCKDDEGGEEPGEGSELTITAIDPATARIGEQVTIIGTGFNPDYSQNEVKFYAGETFVDGVAVKKYVNATLVSGTSTTIVVIVPATAQDGHIIVIANGEELESSMDFVVNVSLDNPVLTSLSPTNGFPGSEVVITGENFGEGIEAIEVKFGETVATVSGVTATTITTAVPEGMTEGEVQVSVSREGAAADKTLSYTVNKIPVDVKTVYWPTIDGIHKGVINETGATITNIYPTVDHTEAGSAFGIAVDAVGGYVYWSGNGIYRASIDGNGTIETVLASDNYVFYDVALDPENQMLYFCAYSLDFGTAYINKVPMDGSVEEETIYEVSTDDEFGVESIKLSISEDKIYWTDGSYFRVMTGSIDGSTDAVVLFDEVDGLYYPTGIAVDSDNEKIYISNNGVDFVGTSEILVGNLDGSGDLEAIVSSGDYVKAPYDMEIDLENGYIFWMNSQVPANTSNSEVMRSTLDGETVEVLFGGFENGSLFDIEIGEVLPE; encoded by the coding sequence ATGAGAAATTATACAGGAAAAATAACAGGCCTGATGCTGGCCATGTTGGTCGCAATGGTCACACTGATGAGCAGTTGCAAAGACGATGAGGGCGGAGAGGAGCCGGGAGAAGGTTCAGAACTGACCATCACAGCTATCGATCCAGCTACAGCGCGGATAGGAGAGCAAGTGACCATCATAGGCACAGGATTCAACCCAGACTACAGCCAAAACGAAGTAAAGTTCTATGCAGGAGAGACCTTCGTAGATGGAGTAGCTGTAAAAAAATATGTAAATGCAACCTTGGTATCAGGTACATCGACCACCATCGTAGTAATTGTTCCTGCTACAGCACAGGATGGTCACATCATCGTGATCGCCAATGGCGAAGAGCTGGAGTCGTCTATGGATTTCGTGGTGAACGTTTCTTTGGACAATCCAGTACTGACCAGTCTGAGCCCTACCAATGGCTTCCCTGGATCAGAGGTGGTGATCACGGGAGAGAACTTCGGAGAAGGTATCGAGGCGATCGAGGTGAAATTTGGAGAAACAGTAGCTACAGTATCAGGAGTAACAGCTACGACCATTACGACAGCTGTGCCAGAGGGCATGACTGAGGGTGAAGTGCAGGTGAGTGTCAGCAGAGAGGGAGCTGCGGCAGACAAGACCCTGAGCTATACCGTCAATAAAATACCTGTAGATGTGAAGACTGTTTATTGGCCAACTATTGATGGGATACACAAGGGAGTGATCAATGAAACAGGTGCTACTATTACTAATATTTACCCTACAGTAGATCACACTGAAGCTGGTAGTGCTTTTGGTATAGCTGTAGATGCTGTGGGTGGATATGTGTACTGGTCGGGGAATGGTATATACCGCGCCTCTATAGATGGCAATGGAACAATAGAGACCGTATTAGCTTCTGACAATTATGTTTTCTATGATGTTGCTTTGGATCCAGAGAATCAGATGCTTTATTTCTGTGCATACTCACTTGATTTTGGAACAGCTTATATCAATAAAGTACCTATGGATGGTTCTGTGGAAGAAGAAACCATTTATGAAGTTTCCACTGATGATGAGTTCGGGGTTGAGTCAATCAAGTTGAGCATCTCTGAGGATAAAATCTATTGGACGGATGGTTCTTATTTCAGAGTTATGACAGGGAGTATCGATGGTTCTACTGATGCAGTTGTTTTATTTGATGAAGTGGATGGTTTGTACTATCCTACGGGCATCGCTGTTGATTCAGATAACGAAAAAATCTACATTTCTAACAATGGGGTAGATTTTGTAGGTACTAGTGAAATCCTGGTAGGTAACCTAGATGGTAGTGGAGATTTGGAAGCCATTGTTTCCTCAGGAGACTATGTCAAAGCACCTTATGATATGGAAATTGATTTGGAAAATGGATATATCTTCTGGATGAATTCACAAGTTCCCGCCAATACATCTAATAGTGAGGTGATGCGTTCCACACTGGATGGTGAAACTGTCGAGGTACTTTTCGGTGGTTTTGAAAATGGATCTTTATTTGACATAGAAATCGGCGAAGTGCTGCCAGAGTAA
- a CDS encoding class I SAM-dependent methyltransferase — MIGLSKKLLSFNSSRYRLLDENRKFAQTIPSGAVVLDAGAGDQIYRSLLQHTQYESADFEKVDKEYAQSTYVCDLKEIPVENNRFDYILFNQVMEHLPEPNLVLTELNRVLKPDGKIIYTGPLFYEEHEIPYDFFRYTQFSLRKMFSDAGFEIERLDWMEGYFGTVGYQLNRMAQYLPTNPKDLGGGLMGYLLCPMMLLLKIFSALTSIFFHKLEVKNKYTKKGYPKNYVGIFRKSTVSTGA, encoded by the coding sequence ATGATTGGATTGTCAAAAAAGTTGTTGTCATTCAACTCCTCTCGCTATCGACTGCTAGATGAAAACAGGAAGTTTGCTCAGACCATCCCATCTGGCGCAGTGGTACTCGACGCAGGAGCTGGAGATCAAATCTACAGAAGCCTACTCCAGCACACCCAATACGAGTCTGCGGACTTTGAAAAAGTAGACAAAGAATACGCACAATCTACCTATGTCTGTGATCTAAAAGAAATACCCGTAGAAAACAACCGCTTTGACTACATCCTGTTCAACCAGGTGATGGAACACCTCCCAGAACCCAATCTGGTCTTGACTGAGCTGAATAGGGTACTAAAACCTGACGGGAAAATCATCTATACCGGTCCCTTGTTCTATGAAGAGCATGAAATCCCCTATGACTTTTTTAGATACACCCAGTTTAGCCTCAGAAAAATGTTCAGCGATGCGGGATTTGAAATAGAAAGATTGGACTGGATGGAGGGCTATTTTGGCACGGTAGGGTATCAATTGAATAGAATGGCGCAATACCTACCGACCAATCCCAAGGATTTGGGCGGTGGACTCATGGGATACCTACTCTGCCCAATGATGTTGCTGTTGAAAATATTCAGTGCGCTGACCTCTATATTTTTTCACAAACTGGAGGTGAAAAACAAATACACCAAGAAGGGATACCCCAAAAATTATGTAGGGATATTCAGAAAGTCAACGGTCTCGACTGGCGCATGA